A portion of the Luxibacter massiliensis genome contains these proteins:
- a CDS encoding glutamate synthase subunit beta: protein MGKPTGFLEYERNVSRAEGPKERIRHFQEFHKYLSREEQQKQGARCMDCGVPFCQSGLTIGGMTSGCPLHNLVPEWNDLVYTGNWEEAYYRLKKTNNFPEFTSRVCPALCENACTCGLNGNPVAIKENEYAIIEFAYGHGIAGPKPPRMRTGKRIAIVGSGPSGLAAADQLNKKGHYVTVFERSDRVGGLLMYGIPNMKLDKQIIQRKIRVLEMEGIHFVTNTNIGKEQESKKLLDGFDRIIFCCGASNPRDIPAPGRDADGIYYAVDFLKGVTKSLLDSHLKNHAFIPVQGKSVIIVGGGDTGNDCAGTAIRLGAKSVTQIEMMPKAPDQRSTSNPWPEWPRICKTDYGQEEAIALFGRDPRIYESTVKEFIKDKKGRLSAVKVVKLEEGKETGSGRRVMKEIPESEEILEAQVVLIAAGFLGAQTYVTDTFGLETDRHTNVKTAAGSYQTNIAHIYTAGDMHTGQSLVVKAISQGRECAAEVDYSLMGY from the coding sequence ATGGGTAAACCGACAGGTTTTTTAGAATATGAGAGAAATGTATCCCGGGCAGAAGGGCCCAAAGAGAGGATAAGGCATTTCCAGGAATTTCACAAATATTTATCTCGGGAGGAACAGCAAAAACAGGGGGCAAGGTGTATGGACTGCGGCGTGCCGTTTTGTCAGTCAGGATTGACTATAGGAGGAATGACTTCTGGCTGCCCTTTACACAATTTGGTGCCGGAATGGAACGACTTAGTTTATACAGGAAACTGGGAAGAGGCATATTACCGTCTGAAAAAGACAAATAATTTTCCAGAGTTTACTTCCAGGGTGTGTCCGGCTCTTTGTGAGAATGCCTGTACTTGCGGATTAAACGGTAATCCGGTTGCCATAAAGGAAAATGAGTATGCAATTATCGAATTTGCTTATGGGCATGGAATAGCAGGGCCAAAACCTCCGAGGATGCGTACTGGAAAGCGTATTGCAATTGTAGGCAGCGGCCCGTCCGGCCTTGCTGCAGCAGACCAACTGAATAAAAAGGGACATTATGTAACGGTGTTTGAACGCAGCGATAGAGTGGGAGGCCTTTTGATGTACGGAATTCCTAACATGAAGCTGGATAAACAGATTATACAGCGGAAAATCCGCGTGTTGGAGATGGAAGGAATTCATTTTGTGACGAATACAAACATAGGTAAGGAGCAGGAATCAAAGAAGCTTTTGGATGGATTTGACCGAATTATATTCTGCTGTGGCGCTTCAAATCCCAGAGATATTCCGGCGCCTGGAAGAGATGCAGACGGTATCTATTATGCGGTGGATTTTCTGAAAGGCGTGACGAAGAGCCTGTTAGATTCCCATTTAAAAAATCACGCATTTATTCCTGTACAAGGAAAAAGCGTAATAATTGTGGGCGGGGGAGATACAGGGAATGATTGTGCAGGCACTGCTATCCGGCTAGGGGCAAAATCCGTGACACAGATAGAAATGATGCCGAAAGCTCCGGATCAAAGGAGTACATCCAATCCATGGCCAGAATGGCCGAGAATCTGTAAAACAGACTATGGACAGGAAGAAGCAATTGCGCTGTTTGGACGGGATCCGCGTATCTATGAATCAACAGTAAAAGAATTTATCAAAGATAAAAAAGGCCGCTTATCTGCAGTGAAAGTCGTGAAGCTGGAGGAAGGAAAAGAAACAGGGAGTGGCCGGAGGGTTATGAAAGAGATTCCAGAAAGTGAGGAAATATTGGAAGCACAGGTTGTCTTAATTGCAGCCGGATTTCTTGGCGCCCAGACCTATGTGACAGATACTTTTGGACTGGAAACAGATAGGCATACTAATGTAAAAACGGCAGCAGGAAGTTATCAGACAAATATTGCACATATATATACGGCAGGAGATATGCATACCGGGCAGTCATTGGTTGTAAAAGCAATCAGCCAAGGCAGAGAATGTGCTGCTGAAGTGGACTATAGCCTGATGGGGTATTAA
- a CDS encoding glutamine synthetase III family protein, giving the protein MKNVSDYFGCMVFDDRVMKATLSAEVYQRLRKTIDEGAAFDLSVANAVAEAMKNWAVSKGATHYTHWFQPLTGITAEKHDSFISPSPDGGVLMEFSGKELIQGEPDASSFPSGGLRATFEARGYTAWDPTSYAFIKDRTLCIPTAFCAYGGEALDKKTPLLRSMEALNRQALRILHLFGNDEVKCVRTSVGPEQEYFLVDKEMYEKRKDLVLTGRTLFGAKSPKGQELDDHYFGVIKPRVADYMEELNKELWKLGILAKTEHNEVAPAQHELAPIYATTNIAADHNQLTMELMQKIAAKHGLVCLLHEKPFEGVNGSGKHNNWSIATDEGVNLLSPGETPYENAQFLLFLCAVIKAVDNYQDLLRLSVATAGNDHRLGANEAPPAVVSIFLGDELTAILEAIEKNEPYKGTEATVMKLGVDVLPKFPRDNTDRNRTSPFAFTGNKFEFRMLGSANSISCVNIMLNSAVAESLKIYADRLESAEDFEVSLQAMIRKTIKDHKHILFNGNGYDEAWIEEATIKRGLLNYPTTADCMPHLLDEKNVKMLTGHKVFTESELKSRCEIMLENYCKSVTIEANTMADMSRKQILPAVEKYTLAISKTAEMKKRISSSISIGLESKLLEKLSLLAEQMDEKVSELEQIMLNLRECEEIKEESCVIRDRVLPKMDELRGLADKAETVTAEEYWPFPTYADLLFSVN; this is encoded by the coding sequence ATGAAAAATGTGAGCGATTATTTTGGATGTATGGTATTTGATGACAGGGTAATGAAAGCTACTCTGTCTGCCGAAGTGTATCAACGGCTGAGAAAAACGATTGATGAGGGGGCTGCTTTTGATCTGTCTGTTGCCAACGCGGTGGCAGAGGCTATGAAAAACTGGGCGGTTTCTAAAGGAGCAACTCATTATACACATTGGTTTCAGCCGCTTACAGGAATTACGGCGGAGAAACATGACAGCTTTATCTCCCCGTCACCGGACGGCGGTGTACTTATGGAATTTTCAGGAAAGGAATTGATTCAGGGAGAGCCGGACGCATCCTCTTTTCCGTCTGGAGGTTTGAGGGCAACTTTTGAGGCAAGGGGATACACTGCCTGGGATCCTACTTCTTATGCATTTATCAAAGACAGAACATTATGTATTCCCACGGCCTTTTGTGCATATGGAGGGGAGGCGCTGGATAAGAAAACACCACTGCTCCGTTCCATGGAGGCATTAAACAGGCAGGCACTTCGTATCCTGCACTTATTTGGCAATGACGAAGTGAAATGTGTGAGGACTTCCGTAGGCCCAGAACAGGAATATTTTCTTGTTGACAAAGAAATGTACGAAAAACGAAAAGACCTTGTGCTGACGGGAAGGACATTGTTCGGTGCAAAATCGCCAAAGGGACAGGAGTTGGATGACCATTATTTTGGGGTTATAAAACCGAGAGTGGCGGACTATATGGAGGAGCTGAATAAAGAATTGTGGAAATTGGGAATTCTCGCAAAAACGGAACACAACGAGGTCGCGCCGGCGCAGCATGAGCTTGCACCAATTTATGCTACCACGAATATTGCTGCGGATCATAACCAGCTTACTATGGAGCTGATGCAAAAGATTGCGGCAAAACACGGGTTGGTATGCTTACTTCATGAGAAGCCGTTTGAGGGAGTTAACGGAAGCGGCAAGCACAATAACTGGTCTATTGCAACCGATGAAGGAGTGAATCTTTTATCCCCGGGAGAAACGCCATATGAGAATGCACAGTTTTTGCTGTTTCTCTGCGCAGTCATTAAAGCTGTGGATAATTATCAAGATTTGCTGAGGCTATCCGTGGCAACGGCAGGTAACGACCACAGGCTGGGAGCCAATGAGGCGCCCCCTGCTGTGGTATCTATTTTCCTTGGAGATGAGCTTACGGCGATTCTGGAAGCCATTGAGAAAAATGAACCCTATAAAGGCACAGAAGCCACGGTAATGAAATTAGGTGTGGATGTACTCCCTAAATTTCCAAGGGATAATACAGACCGGAACCGTACTTCGCCGTTTGCTTTTACAGGCAATAAATTTGAATTTCGGATGCTTGGTTCAGCAAACAGTATATCCTGTGTTAATATCATGCTGAATAGTGCAGTGGCAGAGTCCTTGAAAATTTATGCAGACAGACTGGAGTCCGCAGAAGACTTTGAGGTTTCCCTGCAGGCGATGATCCGTAAAACGATTAAAGACCATAAACATATTCTTTTTAACGGAAACGGATATGACGAGGCATGGATTGAAGAAGCGACAATAAAAAGAGGACTTTTAAATTATCCTACTACGGCAGACTGTATGCCCCATCTGTTGGATGAAAAAAATGTAAAAATGCTGACAGGGCACAAGGTATTTACAGAATCTGAATTGAAATCGAGATGTGAGATTATGCTGGAGAATTATTGCAAATCTGTCACTATTGAGGCAAATACCATGGCAGATATGTCCAGAAAGCAAATTTTGCCTGCAGTTGAAAAATATACACTTGCTATATCCAAAACAGCAGAGATGAAGAAACGCATTTCATCCTCAATCAGCATTGGGCTGGAAAGCAAGTTATTAGAAAAACTCTCATTACTCGCAGAGCAAATGGATGAAAAGGTGTCTGAACTAGAACAGATCATGTTAAATCTGAGAGAATGTGAGGAGATAAAAGAGGAATCCTGTGTAATCAGAGATAGAGTGCTGCCGAAAATGGATGAACTCCGCGGTCTGGCAGACAAGGCGGAGACCGTTACGGCGGAGGAATATTGGCCGTTCCCAACCTATGCGGATTTGCTGTTCAGCGTGAACTAA
- the asnB gene encoding asparagine synthase B: protein MCSIIGYCGDSANYDKLKAGLDRTLSRGPDDSRIIDTGNGLLGFRRLAIMGLHPEGMQPFELDGSWCVCNGELYGFRKQREELKKKKYSFVSESDCEILLPLYREYGTGMFEKLDAEFALIIYDGKTGEYLAARDPIGIRPLYYGYDQAGTICFASEPKCLTHITDKIMPFPPGHYYKGGKFTCYDDITETKEIIRDDVETVCRNIHDKLVAGVEKRMISDAKVGFLLSGGLDSSLVCAIAAKKSKGKIRTFAIGMKEDAIDLKYAKQTAEYIGSEHTEVIMTKEEVLSVLETVIELLGTYDITTIRASIGMYLVCRAIHERTDIRVLLTGEISDELFGYKYTDFAPDAKSFQEESKKRIRELHMYDVLRADRCISVNSLEARVPFGDIDFVKYVMSVDPEKKRNIYGKGKYLLRHAFEGTYLPDNILYREKAAFSDAVGHSMVDILKEYAERKYSDKDFEDGCRKYDFAKPFTKESLLYRDIFEKYYPGQGKMIVDFWMPNKKWEGCNVSDPSARVLSNYGDSGK, encoded by the coding sequence ATGTGCTCAATTATAGGCTACTGTGGGGACAGTGCCAATTATGATAAATTAAAGGCAGGATTGGACCGGACCCTTTCGAGAGGGCCAGATGATTCCAGAATCATAGACACCGGAAACGGATTATTGGGTTTTCGCAGGCTGGCGATTATGGGGTTGCATCCAGAGGGGATGCAGCCCTTTGAGCTGGATGGAAGCTGGTGCGTGTGCAATGGAGAACTGTATGGGTTCAGAAAGCAGAGGGAAGAACTGAAGAAAAAGAAGTATTCTTTTGTCAGTGAAAGTGACTGCGAAATATTACTTCCCTTATACCGGGAGTATGGAACAGGAATGTTTGAGAAATTAGATGCAGAATTTGCCCTGATTATTTATGACGGAAAGACAGGAGAATATCTTGCGGCCAGAGATCCTATCGGGATCCGCCCTCTTTACTATGGATATGATCAGGCGGGAACCATTTGTTTTGCCAGCGAACCCAAATGCCTGACCCACATCACTGATAAAATCATGCCCTTTCCGCCTGGGCATTATTACAAAGGGGGAAAGTTTACCTGCTATGACGATATCACAGAGACTAAGGAAATTATTAGAGATGATGTGGAGACTGTCTGCAGAAATATTCATGATAAATTAGTGGCCGGTGTTGAGAAAAGAATGATATCGGATGCAAAGGTGGGATTTCTTCTCTCTGGCGGACTGGATTCCTCTTTAGTGTGTGCAATCGCCGCGAAGAAAAGCAAAGGAAAGATTCGGACGTTTGCTATTGGAATGAAGGAAGATGCAATTGACCTGAAGTATGCAAAGCAGACGGCAGAGTATATCGGGAGTGAGCATACAGAGGTGATTATGACAAAGGAGGAGGTTCTTTCTGTATTAGAAACTGTGATCGAACTTTTAGGCACTTACGATATTACTACAATAAGGGCCAGTATAGGGATGTATTTAGTTTGCAGGGCAATCCACGAAAGGACAGATATCCGGGTGCTGCTCACAGGAGAGATATCGGATGAACTGTTTGGGTATAAGTATACAGATTTTGCACCCGATGCAAAATCTTTTCAAGAAGAATCTAAAAAAAGGATCAGGGAACTGCATATGTATGATGTGCTTAGGGCAGACCGGTGTATATCCGTAAATTCTCTGGAGGCAAGAGTGCCATTTGGTGATATAGATTTTGTGAAATATGTCATGTCAGTAGATCCAGAGAAGAAACGTAATATATATGGAAAAGGGAAATATCTGCTCCGCCATGCTTTTGAGGGGACATATCTCCCGGATAATATTCTTTACAGGGAAAAAGCCGCTTTCTCTGACGCAGTAGGGCATTCTATGGTAGATATTCTGAAAGAATATGCTGAAAGGAAGTATTCAGATAAAGACTTTGAAGATGGATGCAGGAAATATGATTTTGCAAAGCCATTTACAAAAGAATCGTTGTTATACCGTGACATATTTGAAAAATATTATCCGGGTCAGGGAAAGATGATTGTGGATTTCTGGATGCCAAATAAGAAGTGGGAAGGCTGCAATGTGAGTGATCCTTCTGCCAGAGTGCTCTCTAATTATGGAGATAGCGGTAAATAG
- a CDS encoding CTP synthase, producing the protein MAKFIFVTGGVVSGLGKGITAASLGRLLKSRGLKIVSQKLDPYINVDPGTMSPFQHGEVFVTEDGAETDLDLGHYERFIDEDLNEYSNLTAGKIYWNVLNKERRGEYLGSTVQVIPHITNEIKEFVYHVGRQADADVVITEIGGTIGDMESQPFLEAVRQISLEIGRENSLFIHVTLVPFLKGSKEHKSKPTQHSVKELQGMGINPNMIVLRCDEPLEQSIFDKISLFCNVKPDCVIENRTLANLYEVPLMLEKSKLSEVVCRELNLKTEKPDLRDWTQMVERIHSRSGKVQIALVGKYVNLHDAYLSVAEAMFHAGYSLNKHIQIRWIDSETITKDIAGEIFAGIDGIIVPGGFGGRGIEGMILTAEYARKQKIPYLGICLGMQIAVIEYARNVLGFADADSGEFNEQCVQKVIDFMPGQNDFVDKGGTLRLGSYPCKILEGTKLHECYGKDEIKERHRHRYEFNNKYRKQMTEAGLVLCGNSPDGLLVEAVEIEDHPFYVGVQFHPEFKSRPNAPHPLFVGFISKAMKRGDKS; encoded by the coding sequence ATGGCAAAGTTTATATTTGTAACCGGAGGCGTCGTATCAGGACTTGGAAAAGGTATTACTGCGGCCTCCCTGGGAAGACTTTTGAAATCCAGGGGACTCAAAATTGTGTCACAGAAGCTGGATCCCTATATTAATGTGGATCCGGGAACTATGAGTCCCTTTCAGCACGGTGAAGTTTTTGTGACAGAGGATGGGGCAGAGACGGATCTGGATCTTGGTCATTACGAGCGTTTTATTGATGAAGATTTAAACGAGTACTCTAATCTAACAGCGGGAAAGATATACTGGAATGTATTAAATAAAGAACGGAGGGGAGAGTATCTTGGCTCTACAGTTCAAGTGATTCCCCATATTACCAATGAGATCAAAGAGTTCGTATATCATGTAGGGAGACAGGCAGATGCCGATGTGGTTATTACTGAAATCGGAGGGACCATTGGAGATATGGAGTCCCAGCCATTTCTCGAGGCGGTACGGCAGATATCTCTTGAGATAGGGAGAGAAAACAGTTTGTTTATACATGTGACGCTGGTACCGTTCCTAAAGGGCTCAAAAGAACACAAATCGAAACCGACACAACATTCGGTAAAAGAATTACAGGGGATGGGAATCAATCCCAATATGATTGTACTTCGCTGTGATGAACCTTTGGAACAGAGTATTTTTGATAAAATATCTCTTTTCTGTAATGTAAAGCCGGATTGTGTTATTGAAAACCGGACATTGGCTAATCTCTATGAAGTCCCGTTAATGTTGGAAAAATCAAAGCTTTCAGAAGTCGTGTGCAGGGAGCTGAACCTAAAGACAGAGAAGCCGGATTTAAGAGACTGGACACAGATGGTGGAACGTATTCACAGCCGGTCAGGGAAAGTACAGATTGCTTTAGTTGGAAAGTATGTAAATTTACATGATGCATATCTTTCTGTAGCTGAGGCCATGTTCCATGCAGGATACAGCCTTAATAAGCATATCCAAATCCGTTGGATTGATTCAGAAACAATTACAAAAGATATAGCCGGAGAGATTTTTGCCGGAATCGATGGAATCATTGTTCCCGGAGGGTTTGGAGGACGCGGAATTGAAGGGATGATATTGACAGCCGAATATGCGAGAAAACAGAAAATTCCGTATTTAGGCATATGCCTGGGAATGCAGATTGCCGTTATTGAGTACGCCAGAAATGTGCTTGGGTTTGCGGATGCAGATTCCGGTGAATTTAATGAGCAATGTGTCCAGAAAGTTATTGACTTTATGCCTGGACAAAATGATTTTGTAGATAAAGGCGGCACACTACGTCTGGGAAGTTATCCCTGTAAGATTTTGGAAGGAACAAAATTGCATGAGTGTTATGGAAAAGATGAAATAAAAGAAAGACACCGCCATAGATATGAATTTAATAATAAATATCGGAAACAAATGACAGAAGCCGGGCTCGTGTTATGCGGAAATTCTCCCGATGGCCTGTTGGTAGAGGCAGTTGAAATTGAAGACCACCCATTCTATGTGGGGGTTCAGTTTCATCCTGAATTCAAAAGCCGCCCTAATGCGCCGCACCCGCTATTTGTTGGCTTCATATCCAAGGCTATGAAGAGAGGGGATAAGAGCTGA
- the purF gene encoding amidophosphoribosyltransferase gives MSIHEECGVFGIFSKRNTNVANMVYYGLYALQHRGQESCGIVVNDDGEFSSYKDIGLVSEVFTKEVLYGFPAGNMAVGHVRYGTTGGTTSRNCQPIEVNHQKGKMALAHNGNLSNAHLLRDELELSGAIFHTTSDTETIAYEIIRESLHSASIEEAVSKAMNRMEGAYSIVLMSSVKMIAARDPKGFRPLCYGKTDDGSFVIASESCALSAVGAEFVRDILPGEIVVFWEGNVKSVRTHCEKETKRICSFEYIYFARPDSIIDEVSVHGARIQAGKILAREYPAHADIVIGVPDSGLDAALGFSEESNIPYGIGLIKNKYIGRTFISPGQNERLDQVRIKLSPIKNVLEGKKVVLIDDSIVRGTTSKRIVRLIRDIGAKEIHMRISAPPFLHPCYYGTDIDSEENLIACHHTMDEIKDIIGADSLGFLPLERLAELVGDNSFCSACFDGSYPTKIYRDSRKNWFEKNQDVLRS, from the coding sequence ATGAGTATTCATGAAGAATGCGGTGTTTTTGGCATTTTTTCCAAAAGAAATACAAATGTAGCAAATATGGTTTATTATGGGTTGTATGCACTGCAACACAGAGGGCAGGAGAGCTGCGGTATTGTTGTGAATGATGATGGTGAGTTCAGCTCTTACAAGGATATTGGCCTAGTCAGTGAAGTTTTTACAAAGGAGGTATTATATGGATTTCCTGCCGGGAATATGGCAGTTGGGCATGTGAGATATGGTACAACTGGAGGTACAACCAGTAGGAACTGCCAGCCCATAGAAGTGAATCATCAAAAAGGAAAAATGGCGCTTGCACATAATGGGAATTTGAGTAATGCACATTTGTTGCGTGACGAATTAGAGTTATCAGGCGCCATCTTTCATACTACAAGTGATACAGAGACAATCGCTTATGAAATTATACGTGAAAGTCTCCATAGTGCCAGTATTGAAGAGGCAGTCAGTAAGGCAATGAATAGGATGGAAGGCGCATATTCTATTGTGCTGATGTCTTCTGTTAAGATGATTGCCGCCAGAGATCCCAAAGGCTTCCGCCCCCTGTGTTATGGTAAGACAGACGATGGAAGCTTTGTGATTGCATCCGAGAGCTGTGCACTCTCGGCGGTGGGAGCAGAATTTGTCAGAGACATTCTTCCGGGAGAAATAGTTGTTTTTTGGGAAGGAAATGTGAAGTCTGTCAGAACACATTGTGAAAAAGAAACAAAAAGGATTTGTAGTTTTGAGTATATCTATTTCGCCAGGCCAGATTCCATAATAGATGAAGTATCGGTACATGGTGCAAGGATACAAGCCGGAAAAATTTTAGCCAGAGAATATCCTGCACATGCAGATATTGTGATAGGTGTTCCAGATAGTGGACTGGATGCAGCTCTTGGATTTTCGGAAGAGTCAAACATACCATATGGGATCGGTTTGATTAAGAATAAATATATTGGAAGAACTTTTATTTCGCCGGGCCAAAATGAAAGGCTTGATCAGGTTAGGATAAAATTAAGTCCTATAAAAAATGTACTTGAAGGAAAAAAAGTTGTTCTGATTGACGATTCGATTGTGAGGGGAACAACTAGTAAACGGATTGTCAGGCTGATACGGGATATAGGAGCAAAAGAGATACATATGAGGATTTCTGCGCCCCCTTTTCTGCATCCCTGTTATTATGGGACAGATATCGATTCGGAGGAAAATCTTATTGCCTGCCATCACACGATGGATGAAATCAAAGATATTATAGGCGCAGATTCTCTTGGATTTCTGCCTTTGGAGCGTTTGGCAGAGTTGGTGGGAGATAACTCATTCTGCAGTGCATGTTTTGATGGGAGCTATCCTACTAAAATATATAGAGACAGCAGGAAAAATTGGTTTGAAAAGAATCAGGATGTACTTAGAAGCTAA
- a CDS encoding MBL fold metallo-hydrolase: MELTMLGTGNATVTECYNTCFVLSENGKSLLVDGGGGNTILHQLKHAGLRWQDMREIFVTHKHIDHLLGIVWMVRMLCQSMSRGQYEGEAAIYGHDEVISLLKDLAEKLLLPKELRFIDSGLHFITVEDKEQRMLIGRPVTFFDIHSTKTKQFGFCMDLGNGGKLTCCGDEPYNENIEPFAQNSTWLLHEAFCLYSQADIFDPYKKHHSTVKDACQLAEQLNIKNLVLYHTEDKNIEHRRELYLEEGKQYYHGNLYIPDDLDTLTLI; encoded by the coding sequence ATGGAATTAACAATGCTGGGAACAGGAAATGCAACTGTAACTGAATGCTACAATACCTGTTTTGTGCTCAGTGAAAATGGAAAAAGCTTATTGGTGGACGGCGGTGGCGGAAACACAATCTTACATCAGCTTAAACATGCTGGTTTACGCTGGCAGGATATGAGGGAAATATTCGTCACCCATAAACATATTGACCATCTATTGGGAATTGTATGGATGGTGAGAATGCTGTGCCAGTCTATGAGCCGGGGCCAGTATGAAGGAGAGGCGGCCATCTACGGGCATGATGAAGTTATCTCATTACTTAAGGATCTGGCAGAAAAGCTGCTTCTTCCCAAAGAATTGCGTTTTATCGACAGCGGGCTCCATTTCATTACTGTGGAGGACAAGGAGCAGAGAATGCTTATAGGAAGGCCAGTTACATTTTTTGATATTCACTCTACAAAGACAAAACAATTTGGATTTTGCATGGACTTAGGAAATGGCGGAAAACTGACCTGCTGCGGTGATGAGCCTTATAACGAAAACATCGAACCTTTCGCCCAAAACAGTACATGGCTTTTACACGAGGCTTTTTGCCTTTATTCCCAGGCAGATATCTTTGACCCTTATAAAAAGCACCACTCCACTGTAAAGGACGCGTGCCAATTGGCAGAACAATTAAACATAAAGAATCTGGTTTTATACCATACAGAAGATAAGAATATTGAACACCGCAGGGAATTATATCTTGAAGAAGGAAAACAATACTATCATGGGAATTTATATATTCCCGATGATTTAGATACCCTCACTCTAATTTGA
- a CDS encoding GNAT family N-acetyltransferase yields MEEGIHIRNEETADYGKVEKITREAFYNLYVPGCTEHYLVHIMREHEDFIPELDFVLERNGEVIGNIMYTKAKLADQAGNKKDIVTFGPVCIQPDYQRRGYGKMLIEHSFACAAELGYEAIVIFGSPANYVGCGFKSCRKYHIAMENGKYPSAMMVKELLPGSLDGRRWVYYGSPVMEVNEKEAQKYDEGLEKMEKKYLPSQDEFYIMSRSFVEE; encoded by the coding sequence ATGGAAGAAGGGATCCATATCAGAAATGAGGAGACAGCAGATTACGGAAAAGTGGAAAAAATTACAAGAGAGGCTTTTTATAATCTCTATGTACCAGGCTGTACAGAACACTATTTAGTTCATATCATGCGTGAACATGAAGACTTTATACCTGAATTGGATTTTGTTTTGGAACGAAATGGGGAAGTGATTGGAAATATCATGTATACGAAAGCGAAACTGGCAGATCAAGCAGGCAATAAAAAGGATATTGTCACATTTGGCCCTGTCTGCATTCAGCCGGACTATCAGAGGAGGGGGTACGGAAAAATGCTCATAGAACATTCTTTTGCCTGTGCTGCAGAACTGGGTTATGAGGCCATTGTTATATTTGGAAGTCCTGCTAATTATGTGGGCTGTGGGTTCAAAAGCTGCAGGAAGTACCATATTGCCATGGAAAACGGGAAATACCCGTCAGCTATGATGGTGAAAGAACTGCTTCCTGGATCCCTTGATGGCCGCAGGTGGGTTTACTATGGCAGCCCAGTTATGGAAGTCAATGAAAAAGAGGCACAAAAATATGATGAAGGGTTAGAAAAGATGGAAAAGAAATATCTGCCCAGCCAAGATGAATTTTACATTATGAGCCGCTCTTTTGTTGAAGAGTAA